A region of the Clostridium estertheticum subsp. estertheticum genome:
ATACGTTCTAATTTGAAAGAATATCCATAAAGTTATAATATTATTTATAAATATAATTCAAATTTTCTTTGATATGTGTTAAAATGTTAAAGTTGTGGAAAAGATTTGTTAAAGGGTGATTTTTTTAAATAAACAACTAGGATTTATAGAATATATTAATTGTAATATATATGATAAATAATATTACCTGTTAAAAAGGAGAGCTAAAATGAAAACATTTCAAGATTTAGTAAATGAGACTTTAGATGTCCAAGATTTAGAAGAATTAGAATCGGCAGCAGATTTATTTCAGTTTGGTATTGAAAAAGGATATTATAATAAACGTCAAGCGGATCAATTTAACGTTACCTATTGGAAAATGAAAAATAAGTGCTTGGCTTATGAAGTTGCCAAAGAAATAAAAGGTAATAAATTAGATATAATTACTATGGTTACTAGTGCTCCAACGGAAATAAAAGATAATATACGAGAACTTACTAATTATGTGAATGGTCGAGTTAAAGCTTTGAAGGGCAAAATGAATGGTATTAGATAGTAGTGATATTTTATAAATAAGAATGTTAAGAACAGAGGTATATATTGTTATAATTAAGTAATTATAATAGTATATACCTCTGTCTATATAATCCTGAACTTTAAAACAAGAATTGATTTTATAAAAGTTCTTTAAATGTTCAAAAAAACTATTGCATATGACGTAACGTAATGTGTTAATATACTTATAAAGCCATCAATTAAATATGGTTATTGATCAAATGTCCATAATTAGGAGTGATCATATTGGAAAAGAATGAACCCGATTTTTTTACAATTGGTGTATTCGCAGAAAAAGCCGGTGTTACCTTAAGAACACTTAGGTATTACGATAAAATCGCCTTAATGAAACCAAGTTCATATAGCGAAGCGGGGCACAGATTATATAGCAATCAGGATTTTGCAAGGCTTCAGCAAATTTTGACTTTGAAGTTTATTGGATTTTCTCTAGATGATATCAAGCAAATAGCGCAAAGTGATGTGACCGATAAAAACTTTGTGAAATCTTTGGAAATACAAAAAAAGATTATGAAGCAAAGAGTTCAGCATACTTTAATGGTAATTAAGGCAATTGATGAAGCAATTGAAATGGAGAATAAAGCAGATGTAAGTTGGGATAAGTTTACCAACATTATAAATGTTATAAATTCTGACAAAAAATTACTTGAGCAGTATGAAAATGCCTCGAATTTAAGGGCTAGAATGAATATCCATGAGAGGTTTAGTGTAAATAAATATGGATGGATGAAATGGTATTTCGAAAAACTAAATCTACCTAATAAGTCCACAATTCTTGAACTTGGATGTGGTGATGCTAGTTTATGGAAAAAAAATAAAGATAACCGTCCTAAAGAACTCGATATAACATTGAGCGATTTTTCTAAAGGAATGTTAAATGATGCTAAGGTAAACTTAGGCAAAGAGTCTGAAAATTTCAAGTTTCAAATTATAGATGCAGAGGATATACCCTGTGGTGATTGTAGTTTTGACATTGTAATTGCAAACCATATGCTTTATCATGTGGAGAATATAGGTAAAGCATTGTCTGAAATATACAGAGTATTAAAACCTGGGGGATGTTTTTATTTCTCAACAGTTGGAGAAAATCATATGATTGAAATTAGAGATATAATGATTAAATTTAAATCAGAAACAATGGATATTAGAAGTTCTGATATTACTTCAAGGTTTAAACTCGAAAATGGCATTGAAAAACTAGAAAAATTGTTTGATAATATAGAAATGAAAAGATATAAGGATAATTTAATTGTAACAGAAGCTACACCTATTATTGATTATATTTTTTCAATGCCTGGTAATGTAAAGCAAAGTTTTAACAAGGAAAGACTTTATGAACTTACTAAATATTTAGAAGAGAGAATTGCTACAGAAGGTGGAATATATATAACTAAGGATACTGGCTTTTTTAAGGGTCAGAGAGGTTTGTAATTTTAGAATTCATGAAAACTACGCTTTTTTCTTTTGCTTCTTAATTGTAAGATTAAAGCTAGAAATAAATAAGATAATAATTATTGTTTACAATAAAATTAAATATGAAAGGTCGGATATATATGAAAATAAAGAATATTCCTTTCTCACCACCAGACATAACAGATGTAGAGAAAAAACTTGTAATGGAGGTTTTAGATTCAGGTTGGGTTACAACAGGACCTAAGACTAAAGAGTTTGAAGATAAGATCGCTAACTATTGTGATGCAAATAATGCTGTAGCTCTTGCAAGTGCAAGTGCATGTTTAGAACTTATATTAAAGGTTTATAACATTTGCGAGGGTGATGAGGTTATTACAACACCTTACACATATACAGCGACATCAAATGTAATACTTCATAGAGGCGTTAAACCAACATTTGTAGATGTTAAAAAAGATAGTTTTCTAATAGATGAGCAAAAATTAGCTATGGCAATTACACCAAAAACGAAAGCAATAATAACTGTAGATATCGCAGGAGTTCCTGTTGATTATGATGCTATAAGGTCAATTCTTAAAGCTAAAAATAGAGAAGATATTATATTTATATCGGATTCAGCTCACTCTTTCGGTGGAATATATAAGGGTAAAAAAGTTGGAGCACAAGCTGATTTTAATGTCTTTTCATTCCATGCAGTAAAAAATTTAATAACTGCAGAAGGCGGGGCAATTGCTTTTAATGATAATAAATTTAAAGGTAAGGAAGATTTAGTAAAAGAATTTAAAATAACTTCACTTCAAGGTCAGTCAAAAGATGCTTTGGCTAAGATGAAGGCAGGGGCTTGGAAATATGACATCATCACAGATGGTATGAAATGCAATATGACAGATATAAATGCAGCTATAGGTCTTGGACAACTTGGAAGATATGAAGCAATGATTACAAGGCGTAAAGAAATCTTTGCGATATATACTAAAGCTCTTAGCACTAAAGATTGGGCAATTATCCCTTTTACAAAGGATGAAATTAGAGAGACTTCATATCATTTATATACATTAAGGTTAAAAGGATTCAAGGAAGCACAAAGAGATGAGTTAATACAAAAGCTTGCAGATATAGGTATAGCTACTAATGTTCATTTTACGCCTTTACCAATGTTTACACTTTATAAAAATCTTGGTTATTCTATAAATGATTATCCAAATGCATATAATCAGTATGCCAATGAAATAACACTTCCAGTATACTCAACACTTAAACTAGAGGATGCAGAGTACGTTGTAAACAATGTAATAAAATGCGCAGAAGCAATAATAGCTAAATAATAAAGATTAAAATGGAGGCCATATTATGAAAGTTAAATTTTTTACACCAACAAGAGAATATCAAGAGAAAAAATCAGAATTCGACAATGCTGTTCTAGGATTTATGGAAAGAGGAGTATCAATGCTTGGTAAAGAAGTAACTGACTTTGAAGAATCAGTTAAAGAATTTACTGGAGCTAAATATGCAATTGGTGTTGCATCAGGTACAGATGCCTTAGTAATGGCATCTGACATACTTGGGTTTAAAGAGGGAAAGGAAGTAATAACTTCACCATTTACTTTCTTAGCTTCTGCCTCTTGCATAGCAAAAAATGGCGCAAAACCTGTATTTGTTGATATTGAAGAAGAAACTTTTGGTATAGATGCCAGCAAAATCGAAGAAAAAATAACAAAGGATACTGTAGGAATTCTTCCAATCCATTTATTTTCACAAATGAGTGATATGGATAAAATTATGGATATAGCGAGTAGACACAAGTTAAGAGTTCTTGAAGACTCAGCGGAATCTTTTGGTATGAGATGGAAAGGTAATGGAGCTGACTATAAACATGCAGGTACAATAGGCGATTTTGGCGTATTCTCATTTTTCCCAACAAAGACTTTAGGAGCATATGGCGATGCAGGCATGATAGTAACCAATGATGAAAACTTAGCGAACCTTGCTAAGATGTATAGAGTTCATGGAGCGTCTAAAAAATATCATTATGATTTTATTGGATATAACTCAAGACTAGATGCAATTCAAGCATCTATATTACAAGTTAAAATTAAGTATATAAAAGATGCAATTAAAAAAAGAGATCATATTGCAAAATTATATATGAAAAGGTTACAAGAATGCGAGTTTATTAAAATACCTAAAATAATAGGTAATCAGGAATCAGTTTATTATGCATTTAATATATTAGCTGATAGACGTGATGAGCTTTCGGAATATTTGAAAGCAAATGAAATAGGAACTAGTATTTATTATCCAATCCCACTTCATCTTCAAAAATGTTTTGCGTACCTCGGATACAAAAAAGGAGATTTCCCAATAGCTGAAAAAACATGTGAGAGCATAATTGCACTTCCTATATATCCAGAAATAACTGAGGAAGAAGTAGAATTTGTTTGTCAAACTATTAAGGAATTCTATAAAAAATAGATTATAGTGATGTTAATGTTATTATAGTAGAACATTTGTTAACATAATCTAAGATGAAGAGTCATAAGGAGAACATTATGGATAATGAAATAAAAGAAATGCTAATAGAAATGCAAAAAGATATTAAAGATATTAGCTTAAGGCTAAAAAATGTTGAAAATAATCAAGCAAATGTAGCAAATGCTGAACACAAAAATTGGCATATGTTAGCAGATAAATTAGGACAATATGATTTAATATTACATAAAATTTATGGGAAAAAGGCTTCTGATAAATAGAAATAGTAAATCATAAAACCATAAATAAAATAGTAGGGAGGACACTAAGAGGTGACCTCCCTACTATTTTTCTTACATTAGTAAAGGCTATGCATGGATACGGAATAATGTAGGAGATTTAAAATAACAAATAATTATAAATATAATGAACTTTTTAGTGTATTTCTTCGTTAAAGGGTTGTTAGGGGTGATTATTATTTGGATGAGGTAGAACTTATTAATAAAGCTAAGAATGGAAATAAGAGCGCATTAAATACCCTTTTAAAAGATAATCTTAATATTTTAAAAGGGTATGTTATTAAAATGGTAGGAGACCCCTATTTAGCACAAGATATTATTCAGGATACATTGCTCAAAGCTGTACTTAATATAAACAAGTTTGAGCCTAAGGCTAAATTTTCTACCTGGTTAATAAAAATAGCTACTAATGTTTACAGAGATTATTTAAGAAAAAATAAAAGGTTTAAGTTATCAGACGAGGTTTTAGTTGATAATGCTATGAAATTGGAGGACATTGTAATACAAAATTATGAGTATAAAGAGATAATGAAAATAATCTTAGCGTTACCCTACGAGAAAAGGGTCGTATTTATTTTAAAACACTATTATGGTTATAAGTATGTGGAAATATCAGAAATTATAAATTGTCCCCTTGGGACAGTTCGATCAAGACTTCATAATGCGGTCAAATATATAATAAACGAAATTGAGAGAAAGGAGATAATATAAATGAGGGATTCGGTTAGTAATAAAAATTCTTTATCTGATAAAGTTAAAAACTCTTTAATTAATGAATTGTACATTGAAGATCAGAAGAATGTAGATAAAGATATAGAGTATAGTGATGAAGCTTTAGATTTTAAAAACAAACTAAATTCTGCAGCTATAAAAATGAATGTGCTAAATGATGATATATTTGATTTTAATATAGATACCTTAGGAATAATAGAGAAAGGAGATTCTATAAAAGAAATCAGGACGGCTAGCAAAGAATTTATTTTGTTTATATTATCATCTTTTATAATTGTTTCCTTATATGCAATAGCAATAATTAAAATAGATTATAGGATATTAATTATATCTCAAATTTTTATAGCAATCATTGCTCCTTGTATAATAATACCTATTTCAGTTGCCAAAAGAAAAGAGAGTGAATTTTAGTGGGTATTTCAAAAATGAAATTAATTTTAATACTAACGATAGCTATTC
Encoded here:
- a CDS encoding DegT/DnrJ/EryC1/StrS family aminotransferase, whose product is MKNIPFSPPDITDVEKKLVMEVLDSGWVTTGPKTKEFEDKIANYCDANNAVALASASACLELILKVYNICEGDEVITTPYTYTATSNVILHRGVKPTFVDVKKDSFLIDEQKLAMAITPKTKAIITVDIAGVPVDYDAIRSILKAKNREDIIFISDSAHSFGGIYKGKKVGAQADFNVFSFHAVKNLITAEGGAIAFNDNKFKGKEDLVKEFKITSLQGQSKDALAKMKAGAWKYDIITDGMKCNMTDINAAIGLGQLGRYEAMITRRKEIFAIYTKALSTKDWAIIPFTKDEIRETSYHLYTLRLKGFKEAQRDELIQKLADIGIATNVHFTPLPMFTLYKNLGYSINDYPNAYNQYANEITLPVYSTLKLEDAEYVVNNVIKCAEAIIAK
- a CDS encoding DegT/DnrJ/EryC1/StrS family aminotransferase; its protein translation is MKVKFFTPTREYQEKKSEFDNAVLGFMERGVSMLGKEVTDFEESVKEFTGAKYAIGVASGTDALVMASDILGFKEGKEVITSPFTFLASASCIAKNGAKPVFVDIEEETFGIDASKIEEKITKDTVGILPIHLFSQMSDMDKIMDIASRHKLRVLEDSAESFGMRWKGNGADYKHAGTIGDFGVFSFFPTKTLGAYGDAGMIVTNDENLANLAKMYRVHGASKKYHYDFIGYNSRLDAIQASILQVKIKYIKDAIKKRDHIAKLYMKRLQECEFIKIPKIIGNQESVYYAFNILADRRDELSEYLKANEIGTSIYYPIPLHLQKCFAYLGYKKGDFPIAEKTCESIIALPIYPEITEEEVEFVCQTIKEFYKK
- a CDS encoding MerR family transcriptional regulator, whose protein sequence is MEKNEPDFFTIGVFAEKAGVTLRTLRYYDKIALMKPSSYSEAGHRLYSNQDFARLQQILTLKFIGFSLDDIKQIAQSDVTDKNFVKSLEIQKKIMKQRVQHTLMVIKAIDEAIEMENKADVSWDKFTNIINVINSDKKLLEQYENASNLRARMNIHERFSVNKYGWMKWYFEKLNLPNKSTILELGCGDASLWKKNKDNRPKELDITLSDFSKGMLNDAKVNLGKESENFKFQIIDAEDIPCGDCSFDIVIANHMLYHVENIGKALSEIYRVLKPGGCFYFSTVGENHMIEIRDIMIKFKSETMDIRSSDITSRFKLENGIEKLEKLFDNIEMKRYKDNLIVTEATPIIDYIFSMPGNVKQSFNKERLYELTKYLEERIATEGGIYITKDTGFFKGQRGL
- the sigY gene encoding RNA polymerase sigma factor SigY → MDEVELINKAKNGNKSALNTLLKDNLNILKGYVIKMVGDPYLAQDIIQDTLLKAVLNINKFEPKAKFSTWLIKIATNVYRDYLRKNKRFKLSDEVLVDNAMKLEDIVIQNYEYKEIMKIILALPYEKRVVFILKHYYGYKYVEISEIINCPLGTVRSRLHNAVKYIINEIERKEII